One region of Halomonas huangheensis genomic DNA includes:
- a CDS encoding YeeE/YedE family protein — MSEVAASILGSTRPRSDGFRDDEFRSDRFIAGLALAGMLVVGGLVWLETAPFLVALFAVGVVLGVALYHGAFGFTAGWRNLVTKRRGAGMRAQLLLFALSSLIMIPLLGSGQPGMVGAVAPIGVSLVVGSFLFGIGMQLGGGCGSGTLFTVGAGNIRMLVTLLFFIVGAVVGSIHLPWWLDLPAVDPISLIDVAGVPGAIAIQWLGLALVMLWVNRVERRAHGEVQRGELQCSPTENGWWRTLLTGRWPFVWAILVLAVGNALTLAIGGAPWGITFAFNLWGAKALQAVGVDMSQFEFWTWDYPAMALSDSVLVNITSVMNFGLLLGAMWAAGMANRFNEASRQRPQGRPFLAAVIGGLLLGYGARLGFGCNIGALFSGLASGSLHAWVWFACAFVGSLIGIRLRPMFRLAN; from the coding sequence ATGAGTGAGGTAGCGGCTTCGATACTCGGTTCCACACGGCCCCGAAGTGATGGATTCAGAGATGATGAATTCAGAAGTGACCGATTTATAGCCGGCCTGGCACTGGCGGGAATGCTGGTGGTAGGCGGCCTTGTATGGCTGGAGACGGCGCCTTTTCTGGTGGCGCTGTTTGCCGTAGGCGTGGTGCTTGGGGTTGCGCTGTACCACGGTGCCTTTGGCTTCACGGCGGGTTGGCGTAACCTGGTGACCAAGCGGCGCGGGGCAGGTATGCGGGCCCAGTTGCTGCTGTTTGCGCTGTCATCGCTGATCATGATTCCGCTGCTTGGCAGCGGTCAACCGGGCATGGTGGGCGCCGTCGCACCAATCGGTGTTTCGTTGGTGGTGGGCTCCTTCCTGTTCGGTATCGGCATGCAGCTGGGTGGCGGCTGTGGCTCAGGCACATTGTTTACTGTGGGCGCCGGCAACATCCGCATGCTGGTTACGCTGCTGTTCTTCATCGTCGGCGCGGTGGTCGGCTCCATTCATCTGCCCTGGTGGCTGGATCTGCCTGCTGTTGATCCGATAAGCCTGATAGATGTCGCCGGCGTACCGGGTGCGATTGCCATTCAGTGGCTGGGACTGGCGCTGGTCATGCTATGGGTCAATCGCGTCGAGCGCCGCGCTCATGGCGAGGTTCAGCGTGGCGAACTGCAATGCTCCCCAACCGAAAACGGCTGGTGGCGTACCTTGCTCACCGGGCGGTGGCCTTTTGTGTGGGCGATTCTGGTGCTCGCGGTCGGTAATGCGCTGACACTGGCCATCGGCGGCGCTCCCTGGGGGATCACCTTCGCCTTCAACCTGTGGGGGGCCAAGGCCTTGCAGGCAGTCGGCGTGGATATGAGCCAGTTTGAATTCTGGACCTGGGATTATCCGGCCATGGCACTGTCCGACTCAGTGCTGGTCAATATCACTTCGGTGATGAACTTCGGTTTGTTGCTGGGCGCCATGTGGGCCGCAGGCATGGCCAATCGTTTCAATGAAGCCAGTCGTCAACGCCCGCAGGGACGCCCGTTTCTTGCTGCAGTCATCGGTGGCCTGCTGCTCGGCTATGGGGCTCGGTTGGGTTTTGGCTGCAATATCGGCGCACTGTTCTCCGGTCTGGCTTCGGGGAGCCTGCATGCATGGGTGTGGTTCGCCTGCGCTTTTGTCGGCTCGTTGATCGGTATTCGGCTGCGACCGATGTTTCGTCTGGCCAACTGA
- the nth gene encoding endonuclease III: MNAQKRLEIFTRLRDHNPHPTTELNWSSPFELLAAVLLSAQATDVGVNKATAKLFPVANTPQAIIELGIDGLKEHIKTIGLFNTKAENLMKTCHLLLSRHGGEIPQTREALEALPGVGRKTANVILNTAFGQPTIAVDTHIFRVSNRTGIARGKDVVEVENKLMRHVPREFRQDAHHWLILHGRYTCVARKPRCGSCVIEDLCEYKDKVEL, encoded by the coding sequence ATGAACGCCCAGAAACGCCTCGAGATCTTCACCCGATTGCGCGACCATAATCCTCATCCGACGACAGAGTTGAACTGGTCAAGTCCGTTCGAGCTCCTCGCTGCGGTCTTGCTTTCGGCCCAGGCCACCGACGTGGGTGTCAACAAGGCGACCGCCAAGCTGTTCCCTGTAGCCAACACTCCACAAGCGATCATCGAGCTGGGTATCGACGGACTCAAGGAACACATCAAGACCATCGGCCTGTTCAACACCAAGGCCGAGAACCTGATGAAGACCTGTCACCTGCTCCTGTCACGCCATGGCGGTGAGATTCCACAGACTCGTGAGGCGCTGGAGGCACTCCCCGGCGTCGGTCGCAAGACAGCCAATGTCATTCTCAACACCGCCTTCGGACAGCCAACCATCGCGGTGGATACCCATATCTTTCGGGTTTCCAACCGTACCGGCATCGCCAGGGGCAAGGATGTCGTCGAGGTAGAGAACAAGCTGATGCGCCACGTTCCCAGGGAGTTCCGCCAGGATGCACATCACTGGCTGATTCTGCATGGCCGCTATACCTGCGTGGCCCGCAAGCCACGCTGCGGAAGCTGTGTGATTGAAGATCTCTGCGAGTACAAGGACAAGGTCGAACTGTAA